One genomic region from Rosa rugosa chromosome 1, drRosRugo1.1, whole genome shotgun sequence encodes:
- the LOC133728711 gene encoding uncharacterized protein LOC133728711 — MANRRDPPVDADNFVEAFARRMEANQVGGRLGRLVTYIKSLGATKFTGGKPHEAEEWIYNLEIHFEMMDCTQVELRRVATCLLEGDARFWWDTVKRVTLPAAMEHMEWAVFKEKFLEKYFPQVEKDKKELEFIQLTQGKMTVIEYETKFTKLSRFAPHMVDTDDKKARRFIGGLNSNIRRMVTQRGITYEEAVDKALTQEEENQKYRMEKERENGFRGKRSHPMSNQKSEQPWKKQKGRDSSTEKGKEVARGPNWCFNCGETGHMSNACPKPRRIPGSCFNCGKVGHFSKQCNAPRRNNNPPPRPVQLNAIACENIVMEGTLIAYSTHAHILFDTGASDSLISATFVTTLGLTPSEHDEILTVSTPLEKSTTLTKVCKSCPIHVLDTEFPMDLIVINLRRFDIILGFDWLSKYPHRLS, encoded by the coding sequence GGCCAATAGAAGAGATCCACCTGTCGATGCAGACAATTTTGTCGAAGCCTTCGCAAGAAGGATGGAGGCAAATCAAGTTGGTGGGAGGCTAGGACGGCTAGTAACATACATAAAGAGTCTAGGGGCAACGAAATTTACTGGAGGGAAACCTCACGAGGCTGAAGAATGGATTTACAATCTGGAAATCCACTTTGAAATGATGGACTGTACCCAAGTAGAGCTACGAAGAGTGGCTACTTGTCTGTTAGAAGGAGATGCTCGTTTCTGGTGGGACACGGTCAAACGTGTCACACTCCCTGCAGCAATGGAACACATGGAATGGGCTGTCTTCAAAgagaaatttctggaaaaatatTTTCCACAAGTTGAGAAAGACAAGAAAGAATTAGAGTTTATTCAACTTACCCAAGGAAAGATGACTGTGATTGAGTATGAGACCAAGTTCACTAAACTTTCTCGTTTTGCTCCACACATGGTAGATACCGATGACAAAAAGGCAAGACGATTCATTGGAGGACTGAACTCCAATATTCGAAGAATGGTCACTCAGCGTGGAATCACGTACGAAGAAGCTGTAGACAAAGCCTTAACtcaagaagaagagaatcaaAAGTACCGCATGGAGAAAGAGCGAGAGAATGGTTTCCGAGGAAAAAGAAGTCATCCAATGTCTAATCAGAAAAGCGAACAACCATGGAAGAAGCAGAAAGGGAGAGACTCATCAACTGAAAAAGGAAAGGAGGTGGCAAGAGGGCCAAATTGGTGTTTCAACTGTGGGGAAACGGGACACATGTCTAATGCTTGTCCAAAGCCACGTCGCATTCCAGGATCTTGTTTCAATTGTGGAAAGGTTGGACATTTCTCAAAACAGTGCAATGCACCGAGGCGAAACAATAACCCACCACCTCGTCCTGTCCAGCTAAATGCCATAGCTTGTGAGAACATCGTGATGGAAGGTACGCTGATAGCATATAGTACTCATGCTCATATACTATTTGACACTGGTGCATCCGATTCGCTTATATCTGCTACATTTGTCACAACTTTGGGATTGACACCAAGTGAGCATGATGAAATTTTAACAGTCTCAACACCATTAGAAAAATCTACCACCTTAACCAAAGTATGCAAATCATGTCCTATACATGTTCTAGATACAGAATTTCCCATGGACCTCATAGTCATAAACTTGAGGCGATTTGACATAATTCTAGGATTTGATTGGTTAAGCAAATACCCTCATAGGCTGTCGTGA